A region from the Nocardioides exalbidus genome encodes:
- a CDS encoding enoyl-CoA hydratase/isomerase family protein: MPETPARPHRDLVHLRLERPSEGVVLLTLDNPDMRNAMSDEMTASWSAAIDDLAADTSVRAVVVTGEGSAFCSGGNTSWIASEPDASVDHLRRRMLPFYRAWLSIRRLEVPTIAAVNGPAIGAGLCLALACDIRHAASGARLGLPFNKLGMHAGMAGTWLLPDVVGPAHARDLLLTGRVVEADEALRLGLVSRVLEPSSFLDEVLETAAGIAATAPIAARLTKIALADGGHADFESALQWEALAQPMTLATADLQEGIRAAREKRAPRFEGR, from the coding sequence ATGCCCGAGACCCCCGCGCGACCCCACCGAGACCTCGTCCACCTGCGCCTCGAGCGCCCCTCCGAGGGCGTCGTGCTGCTCACCCTCGACAACCCCGACATGCGCAACGCGATGAGCGACGAGATGACCGCGTCGTGGTCCGCCGCCATCGACGACCTGGCCGCCGACACCTCCGTGCGGGCCGTCGTGGTGACCGGGGAGGGCAGCGCGTTCTGCTCGGGCGGCAACACGTCGTGGATCGCGAGCGAGCCCGACGCCAGCGTCGACCACCTGCGCCGGCGGATGCTGCCCTTCTACCGGGCCTGGCTCTCGATCCGGCGCCTCGAGGTGCCGACGATCGCCGCGGTCAACGGCCCGGCGATCGGGGCCGGGCTCTGCCTCGCGCTCGCCTGCGACATCCGCCACGCGGCATCCGGTGCGCGGCTCGGGCTGCCCTTCAACAAGCTCGGGATGCACGCCGGGATGGCCGGCACCTGGCTGCTGCCCGACGTCGTCGGTCCCGCCCACGCGCGCGACCTGCTGCTCACCGGCCGTGTCGTCGAGGCCGACGAGGCGCTCCGCCTCGGCCTGGTCTCGCGCGTCCTGGAGCCGTCGTCGTTCCTCGACGAGGTGCTCGAGACCGCAGCCGGGATCGCGGCGACGGCCCCCATCGCGGCCCGCCTCACCAAGATCGCGCTCGCCGACGGCGGCCACGCCGACTTCGAGTCCGCCCTGCAGTGGGAGGCACTGGCGCAGCCGATGACGCTCGCGACCGCCGACCTGCAGGAGGGCATCCGCGCCGCGCGGGAGAAGCGGGCGCCGCGGTTCGAGGGCCGCTGA
- a CDS encoding PHP domain-containing protein yields MSEVRGPVATLRRIAFLMERQREESRRIEAFRKAARTILPLPEEEVRQRAGAGTLTELTGIGPSTAAVITDAVNGVVPERLVALEETAGPLATGGEELRARLRGDLHSHSDWSDGGSPIEEMAMTAMELGHDYLVLTDHSPRLRVANGLSAERLSRQLGVVEAVNEHLGGAFTLLKGIEVDILDDGSLDQTPEMLRRLDVRVASVHSKLKMDAAAMTRRMIGAVRNPHTNVLGHCTGRLVTGNRGTRPQSQFDATAVFTACAEEGVAVEINSRPERRDPPTRLLGLARDLGCLFSIDSDAHAPGQLDMLDHGAARATEAGIDPDRIVTTWERDRLLEWAAHRL; encoded by the coding sequence GTGAGCGAGGTCCGCGGCCCTGTCGCCACCCTGCGACGCATCGCGTTCCTGATGGAGCGCCAGCGCGAGGAGAGCCGTCGCATCGAGGCGTTCCGCAAGGCGGCGCGCACGATCCTGCCGCTGCCCGAGGAGGAGGTACGCCAGCGTGCGGGGGCCGGCACGCTCACCGAGCTCACGGGCATCGGGCCCAGCACGGCCGCGGTCATCACCGACGCGGTGAACGGTGTCGTCCCCGAGCGCCTGGTCGCGCTGGAGGAGACCGCCGGACCGCTCGCGACGGGCGGCGAGGAGCTCCGCGCCCGGCTGCGCGGCGACCTGCACTCCCACTCCGACTGGTCCGACGGCGGCTCGCCCATCGAGGAGATGGCGATGACCGCGATGGAGCTCGGCCACGACTACCTCGTGCTCACCGACCACAGCCCCCGGCTGCGGGTGGCCAACGGGCTGAGCGCCGAACGGCTCTCGCGCCAGCTCGGCGTGGTCGAGGCGGTCAACGAGCACCTCGGCGGCGCGTTCACGCTGCTCAAGGGGATCGAGGTCGACATCCTCGACGACGGCTCGCTCGACCAGACCCCCGAGATGCTCCGCCGGCTCGACGTGCGCGTCGCGTCGGTGCACTCCAAGCTCAAGATGGACGCCGCCGCGATGACGAGGCGGATGATCGGCGCGGTCCGCAACCCCCACACCAACGTGCTCGGCCACTGCACCGGCCGCCTGGTGACCGGCAACCGCGGCACCCGCCCGCAGAGCCAGTTCGACGCGACGGCCGTCTTCACCGCGTGTGCCGAGGAGGGGGTGGCGGTGGAGATCAACTCGCGCCCCGAGCGCCGCGACCCGCCCACCCGGCTTCTCGGGCTCGCCCGCGACCTCGGCTGCCTGTTCTCGATCGACTCCGACGCCCACGCGCCCGGCCAGCTCGACATGCTCGACCACGGCGCCGCGCGCGCCACGGAGGCCGGCATCGACCCCGACCGGATCGTCACGACGTGGGAGCGCGACCGTCTGCTGGAGTGGGCCGCGCATCGGCTGTGA
- a CDS encoding M48 family metallopeptidase, giving the protein MSAPAGTPDVTPDVPPAVEVRRSRRRRRTVSAYRDGDRIVVLIPATMSKRDEATWVADMVARIQRQERRKLRSDDDLATRAAKLNDLYFGGLAVPASVRWVTNQNARWGSCTPGDRTIRLSDRLQQVPAWVVDYVLVHELAHLLEAGHTPAFWGWVDRYPRAEKAKGYLEGYSAAARLEPPPGVEDD; this is encoded by the coding sequence ATGAGCGCCCCGGCCGGCACGCCTGACGTCACGCCCGACGTCCCGCCTGCCGTGGAGGTACGCCGATCCCGCCGGCGTCGTCGCACGGTGTCGGCCTACCGCGACGGCGACCGCATCGTCGTGCTGATCCCGGCCACGATGAGCAAGCGTGACGAGGCCACCTGGGTGGCCGACATGGTCGCCCGGATCCAGCGCCAGGAGAGGCGCAAGCTGCGCTCGGACGACGACCTCGCGACCCGCGCGGCCAAGCTCAACGACCTCTACTTCGGTGGCCTGGCGGTGCCGGCGTCGGTGCGCTGGGTGACCAACCAGAACGCCCGCTGGGGCTCGTGCACCCCGGGCGACCGGACGATCCGGCTCAGCGACCGCCTGCAGCAGGTGCCGGCGTGGGTCGTCGACTACGTCCTCGTCCACGAGCTCGCCCACCTGCTCGAGGCGGGGCACACCCCCGCGTTCTGGGGGTGGGTGGACCGCTACCCGAGGGCCGAGAAGGCCAAGGGCTACCTCGAGGGCTACTCCGCGGCCGCGCGGCTCGAGCCGCCGCCGGGCGTCGAGGACGACTGA
- a CDS encoding NUDIX hydrolase, with the protein MTELHASAVDTLARWVAPTEGQDVLRRRYLDHLAAHPDGLAKACFPDHLTAGAIVVSPGADAVLLNHHRKAGAWLAFGGHLEPGDASLADGARRELVEESGLASFDFDDEPLCLDAHAVEFCSDRGTVHHLDVRFVAVAEPDGSHATSDESLDVRWWPVDALPETFPDMYVLIDTALERVRSRQSSSTPGGGSSRAAAE; encoded by the coding sequence GTGACCGAGCTCCACGCGAGCGCCGTCGACACGCTGGCCCGCTGGGTGGCACCGACGGAGGGCCAGGACGTCCTGCGCCGCCGCTACCTCGACCACCTCGCCGCGCACCCCGACGGGCTCGCCAAGGCCTGCTTCCCCGACCACCTGACCGCCGGCGCGATCGTGGTGTCGCCCGGTGCCGACGCGGTGCTGCTCAACCACCACCGCAAGGCCGGTGCGTGGCTGGCGTTCGGCGGCCACCTCGAGCCGGGTGACGCCTCGCTGGCCGACGGCGCGCGGCGCGAGCTCGTCGAGGAGTCCGGCCTGGCGTCGTTCGACTTCGACGACGAGCCGCTGTGCCTCGACGCGCACGCCGTCGAGTTCTGCTCCGACCGCGGCACCGTCCACCACCTCGACGTGCGCTTCGTCGCCGTCGCGGAGCCCGACGGCTCCCACGCGACCAGTGACGAGTCGCTCGACGTGCGCTGGTGGCCCGTCGACGCGCTGCCCGAGACGTTCCCCGACATGTACGTCCTCATCGACACCGCGCTCGAGCGGGTCCGCTCGCGTCAGTCGTCCTCGACGCCCGGCGGCGGCTCGAGCCGCGCGGCCGCGGAGTAG
- a CDS encoding zinc-dependent metalloprotease: MSDTPGGPGQSGQDPDDNNPFKGTPFEQIFSQMGGFGGGGQMPDLNALMSQMQSLFAPGGDDGGPVNWETVTDLARKSAAQEPDPTVTPAQSGAVADAVRLADHWLDTTTGFASGVTTTAAWSRAEWIVETVDVWKVLVEPIAGSATNALGAAMPEEMRQLAGPLMAMLGKASGAMVASQVGSGLGALAGDVLSASDIGLPLGPIGKAALLPTNVTAFAAELPDVTADDVLLYLALREAAHQRLFAGVPWLRDHLIGAVADYGKGMDFDTSGMESKLREIDMTNPQAMQDALAGGLFDPEPSPAQKAALEKLEVTLALVEGWVDEVVGQATAERMPAAAKLQETVRRRRAAGGPAEQTFATLVGLELRPRRLRDASTLWGSLRTRQGEEARDGVWMSPHLLPTAADLDDPLGFREGSDAPSALTEDEFDAELRNLLDGGTQE, from the coding sequence ATGAGTGACACCCCCGGCGGCCCCGGGCAGTCCGGCCAGGACCCCGACGACAACAACCCGTTCAAGGGCACGCCCTTCGAGCAGATCTTCTCGCAGATGGGTGGTTTCGGCGGGGGTGGGCAGATGCCCGACCTCAACGCGCTGATGTCGCAGATGCAGTCGCTCTTCGCGCCCGGCGGCGACGACGGCGGGCCGGTCAACTGGGAGACCGTCACCGACCTCGCCCGCAAGTCGGCCGCGCAGGAGCCCGACCCGACGGTGACCCCGGCCCAGTCGGGCGCGGTCGCCGACGCCGTACGGCTCGCGGACCACTGGCTCGACACCACCACCGGCTTCGCGTCCGGCGTGACCACCACCGCGGCCTGGTCCCGCGCGGAGTGGATCGTCGAGACCGTCGACGTGTGGAAGGTGCTGGTCGAGCCCATCGCCGGCTCCGCCACCAACGCCCTCGGCGCGGCGATGCCCGAGGAGATGCGCCAGCTCGCCGGCCCGCTCATGGCGATGCTCGGCAAGGCCAGTGGCGCGATGGTCGCCTCCCAGGTCGGCAGCGGCCTCGGCGCCCTCGCCGGCGACGTGCTCAGCGCCTCCGACATCGGCCTGCCCCTCGGCCCGATCGGCAAGGCCGCCCTGCTGCCGACCAACGTCACCGCCTTCGCCGCCGAGCTGCCCGACGTCACCGCCGACGACGTGCTGCTCTACCTCGCGCTGCGCGAGGCCGCGCACCAGCGACTGTTCGCCGGCGTGCCGTGGCTGCGCGACCACCTGATCGGCGCCGTGGCCGACTACGGCAAGGGCATGGACTTCGACACCTCCGGCATGGAGAGCAAGCTCCGGGAGATCGACATGACCAACCCGCAGGCGATGCAGGACGCGCTGGCCGGTGGCCTCTTCGACCCCGAGCCGTCACCCGCCCAGAAGGCCGCCCTGGAGAAGCTCGAGGTCACCCTCGCGCTCGTCGAGGGCTGGGTCGACGAGGTCGTGGGGCAGGCCACGGCCGAGCGGATGCCGGCTGCGGCCAAGCTGCAGGAGACCGTACGCCGCCGGCGTGCCGCCGGCGGCCCGGCCGAGCAGACCTTCGCCACCCTCGTCGGCCTCGAGCTGCGCCCGCGCCGGCTGCGCGACGCCTCGACCCTGTGGGGCTCGCTGCGCACCCGACAGGGCGAGGAGGCGCGTGACGGCGTGTGGATGTCGCCGCACCTGCTCCCCACCGCGGCCGACCTCGACGACCCGCTGGGCTTCCGCGAGGGCTCGGACGCCCCGAGCGCCCTCACCGAGGACGAGTTCGACGCCGAGCTGCGCAACCTGCTCGACGGCGGCACGCAGGAGTGA
- a CDS encoding molybdenum cofactor biosynthesis protein MoaE, producing the protein MSNPQPGPGSDPVRLVAIRDTPLDVTEVLDALDDDGSGGLTLFVGKVRDHDGGKGVVGLGYSAHPTAAARLEDVCRRVAEEHDVRAVAAVHRVGELRIGDLAVVVATTAAHRGDAFAASRALIDTLKAEVPIWKHQLFDDDTEEWVGTP; encoded by the coding sequence GTGAGCAATCCCCAGCCCGGCCCCGGATCGGATCCGGTGCGACTCGTCGCCATCCGCGACACGCCGCTCGACGTGACCGAGGTGCTCGACGCGCTCGACGACGACGGCTCCGGGGGCCTCACGCTGTTCGTCGGGAAGGTCCGCGACCACGACGGCGGCAAGGGCGTCGTCGGGCTCGGCTACTCCGCCCACCCCACCGCGGCGGCGCGGCTCGAGGACGTGTGCCGCCGCGTCGCGGAGGAGCACGACGTCCGCGCGGTGGCCGCGGTCCACCGCGTCGGTGAGCTGCGCATCGGCGACCTCGCCGTGGTCGTCGCCACGACGGCCGCCCACCGCGGCGACGCCTTCGCCGCCTCGCGCGCGCTGATCGACACGCTCAAGGCCGAGGTGCCCATCTGGAAGCACCAGCTCTTCGACGACGACACCGAGGAGTGGGTCGGCACGCCGTAG
- a CDS encoding YlbL family protein, giving the protein MSQRTRAGLLALCLLAVLWGTAAFVPLPYVTYYPGPTVDILAKSDGEETVQVTGHKAYYDDGEMRMTTVYVSQPEQDVTLPILLKAYFDPDAAVWPRSSIYAPDETDESSDRESAVAMVSSQDTAIAAALTQLGEKVAPVVEVQDVTPGLPADGRLEVRDVLLEVDGTEITEAQDVVDAVDRAKAGQPITFVVRRDGTEKTVRVTPETVDGDLRVGITPGVGYDFPFQVSVNIADNIGGPSAGLMMSLAIYDTLTPGSMTDGADIAGTGTITPAGKVGPIGGIQQKIAAARDAGAELFLVPADNCDGIGGVDPGGMRLAKATTMDGAVTTIADWVADHDATLPSCEDTAS; this is encoded by the coding sequence ATGAGTCAGCGGACCAGGGCGGGGCTGCTCGCGCTGTGCCTGCTGGCCGTGCTGTGGGGGACCGCCGCCTTCGTGCCGCTGCCCTACGTCACCTACTACCCCGGCCCCACCGTCGACATCCTCGCGAAGAGCGACGGTGAGGAGACCGTGCAGGTCACCGGCCACAAGGCCTACTACGACGACGGTGAGATGCGGATGACCACCGTCTACGTCAGCCAGCCCGAGCAGGACGTGACGCTCCCGATCCTGCTCAAGGCCTACTTCGACCCCGACGCGGCGGTGTGGCCGCGGTCCTCCATCTACGCCCCTGACGAGACCGACGAGTCGAGCGACCGCGAGTCGGCGGTGGCCATGGTGTCCTCGCAGGACACCGCCATCGCCGCGGCCCTCACCCAGCTCGGCGAGAAGGTCGCCCCCGTCGTCGAGGTCCAGGACGTCACGCCCGGCCTGCCGGCCGACGGCAGGCTCGAGGTCCGCGACGTGCTGCTCGAGGTGGACGGCACCGAGATCACCGAGGCACAGGACGTCGTCGACGCGGTCGACAGGGCGAAGGCGGGGCAGCCGATCACGTTCGTCGTGCGCCGCGACGGCACGGAGAAGACCGTCCGGGTCACGCCCGAGACGGTCGACGGCGACCTCCGCGTCGGGATCACGCCCGGAGTGGGCTACGACTTCCCGTTCCAGGTCAGCGTCAACATCGCCGACAACATCGGCGGCCCGAGCGCCGGGCTGATGATGTCGCTCGCCATCTACGACACGCTCACGCCCGGATCCATGACCGACGGCGCCGACATCGCCGGCACCGGCACCATCACGCCCGCCGGCAAGGTCGGCCCGATCGGCGGCATCCAGCAGAAGATCGCCGCCGCCCGCGACGCGGGGGCCGAGCTCTTCCTCGTGCCGGCCGACAACTGCGACGGCATCGGGGGAGTCGACCCGGGTGGCATGCGGCTGGCGAAGGCGACGACGATGGACGGCGCGGTCACGACGATCGCCGACTGGGTGGCCGACCACGACGCCACGCTCCCGAGCTGCGAGGACACCGCCTCATGA
- a CDS encoding PPA1309 family protein: MTDLPDQQPNPDEPRPEPALPDQPLPEDPALAAAVLEIEAHVAQDGWDQPARLYALVDTAALVAQEPGLAAAMRIDGPGDDGSFTPIEQDGLPPGQALEEALQTIAWPDSVSGCAAVIERLVLPPGTDDEIPDDPTAAELFAREHPDRQEVRMVAGVTRAGASYCALRLRAHDDEQSVVNGTELVPGLLDLLHATLHDTHEHPHEHPHEQGPA; the protein is encoded by the coding sequence ATGACCGACCTGCCCGACCAGCAGCCCAATCCCGACGAGCCCCGGCCGGAGCCCGCGCTGCCCGACCAGCCACTCCCGGAGGACCCCGCCCTGGCCGCGGCCGTGCTCGAGATCGAGGCCCACGTCGCCCAGGACGGCTGGGACCAGCCGGCGCGGCTCTACGCACTCGTCGACACCGCGGCCCTCGTCGCCCAGGAGCCGGGGCTTGCCGCCGCGATGCGCATCGACGGCCCCGGCGACGACGGGTCGTTCACCCCGATCGAGCAGGACGGCCTCCCGCCCGGCCAGGCGCTCGAGGAGGCGCTCCAGACGATCGCGTGGCCCGACAGCGTGTCGGGCTGCGCCGCGGTGATCGAGCGCCTCGTGCTGCCGCCCGGCACCGACGACGAGATCCCCGACGACCCCACGGCGGCCGAGCTGTTCGCGCGCGAGCACCCGGACCGCCAGGAGGTACGCATGGTGGCGGGCGTGACCCGCGCCGGGGCGTCCTACTGCGCCCTGCGCCTGCGCGCCCACGACGACGAGCAGTCGGTCGTCAACGGCACCGAGCTGGTGCCGGGCCTCCTCGACCTCCTCCACGCGACGTTGCACGACACCCACGAGCACCCCCACGAGCACCCCCACGAGCAAGGGCCCGCATGA
- a CDS encoding UPF0182 family protein, giving the protein MSTPFDRPSGPTGPQGPQRPGGPGGQRPAAPSRRPGALVITAIILILLFMLLSGFASFWTDRLWFKSVGYSEVFTTLLLTRIGLFFVFAGLMAATVAVTMSMAYRYRPVLFPGMPGLPDDGMDRYRELLSPRMGWVIGGAAAVMGLFAGASATGQWRSYSLWQHSESFGSTDPYFGKDIGFYVFQLPFWHYLVDYVMALAVIGLLATILMNYVFGGIRLSARAGERLTSAAQIQVSALLAMFVLAKAVDYWLDRFDLVTSSGSIFTGMGYTDDKAVLPAKEILAGIAIVCAGLFLANIWRRTWLLPSVGVALFALSAIILGLVVPTLVQALQVNPNVPDREGPYLEKNIEATREAFMLDQIEEEQFAGTPIPADGRLAALDGITSSVPLVDPKVASETFQRQQQVRPYYAVNSVLDVDRYELDGNDRAIVLGVRELDQSNIASDNQTWANLHTVYTHGNGVIAAYANQRPEDDERQSSTIQWAEGQAANQNALGTMDPEGYESRVYYGEMSPTYSVVGTRPNGNSIELDLTTDSGTDAAEEQDRLTTYDGAGGVPIGNVFTKLLYAIKYSEPNLVLSGRVDSDSKILYDRNPREMVEKVAPWLTVDSDPFPAVIDGKIQWILDGYTTTDKYPGSQRASFESMTQDALQDDNAFATLPTDEVNYLRNSVKATVDAYDGTVTLYQWDEDDPILKAWSAVFPGTVQPKDQIPDSLMDHLRYPEDLFKAQRYQYQRYHVTDPQSWLEGSERWEAPKDPQATDKVQPPYRLFTDQDGTQVWSLTSTYVWPKRDKLAAFMEVDSDATSDSYGKISVKELPDEGTDGPRLIANQLSTNDEVRDQLLPYTQGDADILYGNLLTLPVADDFMYVQPLYTRRNNESAFPVLTFVLVSYKGNVGIGTTLTSAISDSLDGDTASTGGTDPGTPTETPTETPTTSPTESPTAEPSNPPSGGGTQAQIRDLLQQAETKFNQADEAQRNGNTVKWARLMEEARQLIEQAVNLAG; this is encoded by the coding sequence ATGAGCACTCCATTCGACCGACCGAGCGGACCGACCGGGCCCCAGGGCCCGCAGCGACCCGGTGGCCCCGGCGGGCAGCGTCCCGCGGCCCCGTCGCGACGACCCGGTGCGCTGGTGATCACCGCGATCATCCTGATCCTGCTCTTCATGCTGCTGAGCGGCTTCGCGTCGTTCTGGACCGACCGGCTGTGGTTCAAGTCCGTCGGCTACAGCGAGGTCTTCACGACGCTGCTGCTGACCCGCATCGGCCTCTTCTTCGTCTTCGCCGGCCTGATGGCCGCGACGGTTGCGGTGACGATGTCGATGGCCTACCGCTACCGGCCCGTGCTCTTCCCGGGGATGCCCGGGCTTCCCGACGACGGCATGGACCGCTACCGCGAGCTGCTCTCGCCGCGCATGGGCTGGGTGATCGGCGGCGCCGCGGCCGTGATGGGCCTGTTCGCGGGCGCGTCTGCCACCGGCCAGTGGCGCAGCTACTCGCTGTGGCAGCACAGCGAGAGCTTCGGGAGCACCGACCCTTACTTCGGCAAGGACATCGGGTTCTACGTCTTCCAGCTGCCGTTCTGGCACTACCTCGTCGACTACGTGATGGCGCTGGCCGTCATCGGCCTGCTCGCGACGATCCTGATGAACTACGTCTTCGGCGGCATCCGGCTCTCCGCACGGGCGGGGGAGCGGTTGACCAGCGCCGCCCAGATCCAGGTCTCGGCGCTGCTCGCGATGTTCGTGCTCGCGAAGGCCGTCGACTACTGGCTCGACCGCTTCGACCTGGTCACCAGCTCCGGCTCGATCTTCACGGGCATGGGCTACACCGACGACAAGGCGGTGCTCCCCGCTAAGGAGATCCTCGCCGGCATCGCGATCGTGTGCGCCGGGCTGTTCCTCGCCAACATCTGGCGCCGCACCTGGCTCCTGCCGTCGGTCGGCGTCGCGCTCTTCGCGCTCTCGGCGATCATCCTGGGTCTCGTCGTGCCGACGCTCGTCCAGGCCCTGCAGGTCAACCCCAACGTGCCCGACCGCGAGGGCCCCTACCTCGAGAAGAACATCGAGGCGACCCGTGAGGCGTTCATGCTCGACCAGATCGAGGAGGAGCAGTTCGCCGGCACGCCCATCCCCGCCGACGGCCGGCTCGCCGCACTGGACGGCATCACCTCGTCGGTGCCGCTGGTCGACCCCAAGGTCGCGAGCGAGACCTTCCAGCGCCAGCAGCAGGTGCGTCCCTACTACGCGGTCAACAGCGTCCTCGACGTGGACCGCTACGAGCTCGACGGCAACGACCGGGCGATCGTGCTGGGCGTGCGTGAGCTCGACCAGAGCAACATCGCCTCCGACAACCAGACGTGGGCCAACCTCCACACCGTCTACACCCACGGCAACGGGGTCATCGCGGCCTACGCCAACCAGCGTCCCGAGGACGACGAGCGCCAGTCGAGCACCATCCAGTGGGCCGAGGGCCAGGCCGCGAACCAGAACGCGCTGGGCACCATGGACCCTGAGGGCTACGAGTCGCGGGTCTACTACGGCGAGATGAGCCCGACCTACAGCGTCGTCGGCACCCGCCCCAACGGGAACTCGATCGAGCTCGACCTGACGACCGACTCCGGCACCGATGCCGCCGAGGAGCAGGACCGCCTGACGACCTACGACGGGGCCGGCGGCGTCCCGATCGGCAACGTCTTCACCAAGCTGCTCTACGCGATCAAGTACTCCGAGCCGAACCTCGTGCTGTCCGGGCGCGTCGACTCCGACTCGAAGATCCTCTACGACCGCAACCCGCGCGAGATGGTCGAGAAGGTCGCCCCGTGGCTGACCGTCGACTCCGATCCCTTCCCGGCCGTCATCGACGGCAAGATCCAGTGGATCCTCGACGGCTACACGACCACCGACAAGTACCCCGGCTCGCAGAGGGCGTCGTTCGAGTCGATGACGCAGGACGCCCTGCAGGACGACAACGCCTTCGCCACGCTCCCGACCGACGAAGTCAACTACCTCCGCAACTCGGTCAAGGCGACGGTCGACGCCTACGACGGCACCGTCACGCTCTACCAGTGGGACGAGGACGACCCGATCCTCAAGGCCTGGTCGGCGGTCTTCCCCGGCACGGTCCAGCCGAAGGACCAGATCCCCGACTCGCTGATGGACCACCTGCGCTACCCGGAGGACCTCTTCAAGGCCCAGCGCTACCAGTACCAGCGCTACCACGTCACCGACCCGCAGTCGTGGCTCGAGGGCTCCGAGCGCTGGGAGGCGCCGAAGGACCCGCAGGCCACCGACAAGGTGCAGCCGCCCTACCGCCTCTTCACCGACCAGGACGGCACCCAGGTCTGGTCGCTGACCTCGACCTACGTGTGGCCCAAGCGCGACAAGCTCGCCGCCTTCATGGAGGTCGACAGCGACGCCACGTCGGACAGCTACGGCAAGATCTCGGTCAAGGAGCTGCCCGACGAGGGCACCGACGGACCGCGCCTGATCGCCAACCAGCTCAGCACCAACGACGAGGTGCGTGACCAGCTGCTGCCCTACACCCAGGGCGACGCCGACATCCTCTACGGCAACCTGCTGACGCTGCCCGTGGCCGACGACTTCATGTACGTCCAGCCGCTCTACACGCGGCGCAACAACGAGTCGGCCTTCCCGGTCCTGACGTTCGTGCTGGTCTCCTACAAGGGCAACGTGGGGATCGGTACGACGCTCACGTCGGCGATCTCGGACTCCCTCGACGGCGACACCGCGTCGACCGGCGGCACGGACCCCGGCACCCCGACCGAGACGCCCACCGAGACGCCGACGACCTCGCCCACCGAGTCGCCCACGGCGGAACCGTCGAACCCGCCGTCGGGTGGTGGCACGCAGGCCCAGATCCGCGACCTGCTCCAGCAGGCCGAGACCAAGTTCAACCAGGCCGACGAGGCGCAGCGCAACGGCAACACGGTCAAGTGGGCCCGCCTCATGGAGGAGGCCCGCCAGCTCATCGAGCAGGCGGTGAACCTCGCCGGCTGA
- the rpsN gene encoding 30S ribosomal protein S14, whose protein sequence is MAKLSKVVADERRRRTVARYAERRAALKHAVRTGTPGERDAAVRALSRLPRDASPVRVRNRDQVDGRPRGYVGRAGVSRITFRRLAHAGELPGIRKASW, encoded by the coding sequence ATGGCGAAGCTCTCGAAGGTCGTGGCCGACGAGCGCCGCAGGCGGACGGTGGCGAGGTACGCCGAGCGCCGGGCCGCGCTGAAGCACGCGGTCCGCACCGGCACCCCGGGCGAGCGCGACGCCGCCGTCCGCGCGCTGTCACGGCTCCCCCGCGACGCGTCACCCGTGCGCGTGCGCAACCGCGACCAGGTCGACGGCCGGCCCCGCGGGTACGTCGGCCGGGCGGGCGTCTCGCGGATCACGTTCCGCCGTCTCGCGCACGCCGGCGAGCTGCCGGGGATCCGCAAGGCGTCCTGGTAG
- the rpmG gene encoding 50S ribosomal protein L33 has protein sequence MAAGNHVRPKVRLRSSAGTGYTYVTTKNRRNDPDRLTMRKYDPRVRRHVEFREER, from the coding sequence ATGGCCGCCGGCAACCACGTCCGTCCGAAGGTGAGGCTGCGCTCGAGCGCCGGCACCGGCTACACCTACGTCACCACCAAGAACCGCCGCAACGACCCGGACCGGCTCACCATGCGCAAGTACGACCCGCGCGTGCGCCGGCACGTCGAGTTCCGCGAGGAGCGCTGA
- the rpmB gene encoding 50S ribosomal protein L28 has protein sequence MARTCQVTGARPGFGHHVSHSHRRTKRRFDVNVQSKRYWVPSLRRHVTLTLSARGIKTVDQRGIEAVAADIRARGGRI, from the coding sequence ATGGCACGCACCTGCCAGGTGACCGGCGCCCGTCCGGGCTTCGGCCACCACGTCTCGCACTCGCACCGCCGCACCAAGCGCCGCTTCGACGTCAACGTCCAGTCAAAGCGCTACTGGGTGCCGAGCCTGCGCCGCCACGTGACGCTGACCCTCAGCGCGCGGGGCATCAAGACCGTCGACCAGCGCGGCATCGAGGCCGTCGCCGCCGACATCCGCGCACGAGGGGGTCGGATCTGA
- the ykgO gene encoding type B 50S ribosomal protein L36: MKVRSSIRSVKEQPGSQVVRRRGRTYVINKRNPRLKTRQG; encoded by the coding sequence GTGAAGGTCCGCAGCTCGATCCGGTCGGTGAAGGAACAACCGGGCTCCCAGGTCGTGCGCCGCCGCGGGCGGACGTACGTCATCAACAAGCGCAACCCCCGGCTCAAGACCCGCCAGGGCTGA